The window TgctattctaggacggaaccacacgcccaTGTAACCATGAATTTGAAACGCTTTTTACTGGTTTTTCtgtgttttattgtaatcaaGTCTAATTCGTCCAAAGGCCCCAGTTAGattgtgataatattatattatttaataattaatttatgctgCTTTTATACTCtctgtaatttattgttttaagttgaataaattccattatttttattagaatttgtttttatttcattcccAACTTTGTCAGGTTttctagaaatattaaaaataatatttgtgttagaagacacagatataagaacattaatgttcttatatatgtGGTGGTTGGCCTCTGCCGGGGTGGGTTTTACGGTGAGGTCCACCGCGCGGTTTTTATTCCATTGGTATTTGCAAGTAAAAAGTATCTTATGCTATGTCATAGACAAAACCACGAGAATTATTCCTCTGTGGTAGTACAATCATACTGCACTATATTTTGTTCCCTTTACATCAATCTGTGCTTGTCGTGACGTAAAATGTCATTTAGAAAAATCTCCCCATAGTCTACGAAATGcctattttgtataaaaattgaaaatgttcaaaaaaattgctaaacaaaataataatgcataaaAACGCTACATTTAAGTATAAGGAGCCAAAAATAGTAGTAGAAAATGATTGGGTAAGTACTCAATGCCTTACGAGTCAGTGCTGTAAGGGAATTACTACATAGTTGGGATGTTATTTCTTCCACTGTTTAATAATGTGaggtaaatataagtaataacGGGATTAGTTTGAAATAACGCAATCTATAATTATACTATTCATGATGTAGATGGCTGGTTTGTAGGGCGGTGATTTCTAAACTCTGTAAACAATTTCGCCTGATATTTTCAAATAGCAAAATATACTACCCGACATtagctaataaaattattgaaggGGACTGTTATCGGCAGGACTATTTTGATGACCGGTGCGTCGGTGACCGCTAGCCTGTTCGTGGTACAGGTGGCTGTGCTGCCGCTCGTGTTCAAATACAGCAAGTGTGTGCAGAGGAAGATGGTTTTCTCCAACTGCAGTACGTGTATGTCGATTGATAGTTAATTTTGCACTGGAGCCAGTACAAAGTATTGTTATCTCTTTCAACGTTGACATAGTCTAAATCAGTGACTCATCAAGAGTTCTGACCGCCCTAGGCTAATTATGATGATGCGCCATCTCAAATGCCGGTTCCGGCCGGTtctatttgcattttattttattgtttggtCTGTCTAGTTGACATATTTAGGGTACAATGATGCAAGATCAAAGTGCATGTGTACAGATTCAGCACCAGCTGATCCTCGCGCCCTAGGCTGTAGCTAATTAGCCTAAGAGTTTATCAGGCCCTGGTCTATACGTATAGGTACGTACCTAAGAAAGAGATATACCACAAGTAGATATAGAAGTACCTTACATCAAAATGTTCTTGGGAGTATTGACTCATAGTAGTTTCAGAAGTGAAGTTGAACTAAATGGTTGTTTGTCCAGTAAATTATCCCCGTAATTTGGACTACGAGAATCCGGCCAGCTGCAACGTGATTGGCGGCCGCAACTTCAGCATCCAGTTCACTTCCAAGGCGGACCAATGCCCCATCAAAATCGGTGAGCTCGTTGTATTGCGATTTGGATGATGGCTTCGGCCAAACCTCGATACTGGCGATCAGGTctgattgtaaaaaaacttatttaaaccgacttgtaaaaaacttatataaaccTGTCATTTTTGATGTAATtgataagcttttatttttgtcaaggACATCTTATTACACGCAACGCGTGGCAAAAAAGCGGAGCGGATCCTTATTCATCATCAGGTCCATCAGGTCTTCCGCATCACAAAAATGCATCACCATTACAACTAAAGACAAGTGTAAAATTTCATGTCAGTGCTATTAGACGTTGAGGAGTTCAGATCATGGTTATTATAACAACACATTGTCATCCACACTAAATGTGTGCTTAATCGATCGAAGatatttgcttcaaaattaagCTGCAATATTCCACCTAAGCTTGTAATTAATCATAACCTTTCCCAGGAGTGTGGCACATCGTGCCGTGCTGCCTGTTCCGCGACATGTTCGTTATCAGAGACTACACCACCATCGACCCCACCCTCCAGATCCAGCTGCAGCGGACCAGGAATCCTATAGTGCTGTACTGCCACGGTTGgtaactctctctctctctctttctcatctccACATGTTCAGCTTGCATTCAGGACTGTGACGGTGAGAAGCCTGGAACCAGATATAAACctcacaattttgaagatcagattttacaaccggccgtctGGCTATGGGAGGGTTGGCGTCAGGCGTCAACCAAAGTTATTGGTATGCTcgcttagtcgcctcgtaagTCATCTACTGTGagagtgatcctattctaagACCCATCCACTTTTGCTGGCACCCACTTTTGAGGCCAATGTTTGATAACTCTTTCTCTTCCGAGCGTTCCTGTATAAACTTAAACTTATATGGCATGACTAGACTTCCAGCTAGGGTCCTTTCGATCTCAGTCGGAAGTCTTGACCTCTCAATCAGCATTTGCTTCAATAGTGTAACATTGATAACATCGTATTGCAGGTAACTCCAACCACCGCGCGTCGCCCCATCGCCTGCAGATGTACAAGGTGTTCCAGAGGCTTAACTTCCACGTCATCACCTTCGACTACAGAGGTTTGCTACTCTCCGCAGCTCTATGTGATCCATTTAATTCTTACATATTTGATAGGGAAGTGTCAATGAAACAACGGCTAAATGAAGACTGAATATTTATTCGGACGCAAAGTGGTGGTGTAAATCTTAACagatacataacaaaaattcttaaaGAATTTCAGTTTACCAGCGAACTCTTTGGGGGCAAGTCTCTGGCCGTACCTAGCTACGCCTATGAAtaattgacaaaattattgaTGTCATAAGGTTACGGCGACTCGACGCCGGTGCGGCCGACGGAGCGCGGTGTGGTGGAGGACGCGCTGTGCGTGTACGCGTGGCTCATCGACTCCCTGGACCCGGAGAATAGGCCCCCTGTCATCATATGGGGACACTCGCTTGGTATGTACccttcatattataaatcaatatctATACCTAAGAGTGAACCTCAGACTTCgattgaaatacatttttgacgtcacaagttgaataatgaattttgaatGTGAACCTTAATTTTCTTCCCGATTCGTAGTCATACTAATTTGCTGTCAGATTATGTATGAATTGAAGTAATGCAATTACTTCGATTCATACATTATAAGTCAGAGGAAATAGGataatatagattttgatattttttaaacagctACTTTGTTATCAGGAACAGCGATAGCATCAAACTTAGTGGCCAACATGGCGAGACTGTGCGAGGAGCAGGGCGTGCCGGTGCTGCCGCAGCCGGCGGCGCTGGTGCTGGAGGCGCCCTTCAACAACCTCATGGAGGAGATTGAGAAGCATCCGTTCTCTAAGGTGATCTATATTGTTCTCATTGACAGCGCTTTGGGGCCGATTAACCCTtgactttcgggataaaaagtaccctgtatgttattccaggttatattctacccgtgtaccaaatttaataatccaTTCAGTAGATTAGACTATGATATGCATAGATTtcgcatgaaagagtaacaaacatacacgtaCACAAACATTAACATACTTTAGTAggatataatacttttattatctcaaaaagctacaaactcgAGCATTTCGGAAccaccactgctgagaagaaatgccgaaagaaactaatttaagGCCATGGCACAATTGTCaagataatgtttttattatttgctgggaaataaaagagattgataaaaatgtgttgaCGGCGTTAGTGTGCTGCTAGGTGAGGCCTTTGGACCTTAAACAGATGTTGATTGTTCCAGTTGGTGTCCTGGCTGCCGTACTACAAGGAGACCTTCGTGAAGCCATTCAACGACTCGTCGGAGTACTCGTTCACGACGGACCAGTACCTGACGGCCGTGCCTGCGCTGCCCATCCTCATCCTGCACGCCAAGGGGGACAAAGTTGTGCCCTACGAGCTCTCTGTTAAGGTGCTTTTTTGATTGACACGGTTTTATCACAATAAAGTTTTCACAATGTTCTGAAAAATGATAAATCAAACTGATAAATTAGGGTAATTAGCTATATTAGTAAATTTTGTTGCGTTTTTTGTTGCAATGACGTTGGGGGAATAGCCTATTCacgattttattaaacatctAGAAATTTTAGGGAAACTTTGTAGTGTTAAAGTGTCTATTCAGAAATACGTTCagattcatttattgcaaaacaCAAGTTTGAAATGTTAGGTACATAGACAGAAGATAAGCACAAGTGACGTCCTGCGAGGGCACAGCAAACATAGGGGCAGTTATTTGACATATTTACTAATTGAATTTCACGATTCACTGCTCTGTTCTTCACCTGCGTGCGTATTCTGGCAGCTGCACGAAACGCTGGAGAAGTCACGCGCGCAGCATCCGCGCGCGGCGCCGCTCGTGCTGCAGTCGTTCGAGCGCGGCTGCGGGCTCGGACACAACAACCTGTGCGCCGCGCCCGCGCTCGACAACATCGTCAGGTACTCACTCTCGTAGCTGGTGGTTCTCAGAACGTATTGACCGCTGCgagctgcggccgcgctgtcgtTACGATCAacgaggaaggaatcatttccgaaatgagtcattcataaaatttacaatatcacAGTAtcgattaattattttaaagtcggACTTAccgattaattatttttaatttttattttttttccttttgatCACAATcgtaatatgtttcagtataccttttgaccatgtactttatgatgtacttacattgttatattactgataaaaaaattatacataaatttatattgaaaaaaatggtaagcccttctggcgcaatagggaccaacactgtttgagtttctttcggcgtttcttctctgcagtggtcgttccgaaatgctagtagtttgtagctttggtaaatatcatttaatttagaatatgacgtgaaaaagtgtgaaggcctaatttatgaataaatatgatttcgATTACGATTTCGATTTCGATTTCGATTTCGATCTCGATCTCGATCTCGATTTCGATTTCGATTTCGACAGTAAAAACACAGACAGCAACAGAAATTCACAATTtgtgaaaattgtattgtctAACTATCACGGTTCAGGAAATACAGCGTGGTGACAGACCGACGAACAGCGGAGTCTTAGTAATGGTCGTCAGGTATCTCACGTCTTGTAGTCTCATGTTGGGACTGCTCAATGCCATATAGTTAACTTTTGTTCTACTTTTTTTCAGGaactttttgacaaaaatcGGAGTGCCGCCGCCACAGACCAACGAGAACACacattaatttttctaaaatattaatgtaatcgtagcacaaaaataaactaattttagtGAGCGCACATCTTTTAATCAAACACCATAAcaccataattaaaatactttaagcTATATTTCAATCGTGTTAGaatccttttttaaaatctaccAACGAGGTCCTATGTCATTTAATTGTACAAATTGAAGGTAATATTTTAGctgc of the Plodia interpunctella isolate USDA-ARS_2022_Savannah chromosome 26, ilPloInte3.2, whole genome shotgun sequence genome contains:
- the LOC128681094 gene encoding lysophosphatidylserine lipase ABHD12-like isoform X2; the protein is MIGTILMTGASVTASLFVVQVAVLPLVFKYSKCVQRKMVFSNCINYPRNLDYENPASCNVIGGRNFSIQFTSKADQCPIKIGVWHIVPCCLFRDMFVIRDYTTIDPTLQIQLQRTRNPIVLYCHGNSNHRASPHRLQMYKVFQRLNFHVITFDYRGYGDSTPVRPTERGVVEDALCVYAWLIDSLDPENRPPVIIWGHSLGTAIASNLVANMARLCEEQGVPVLPQPAALVLEAPFNNLMEEIEKHPFSKLVSWLPYYKETFVKPFNDSSEYSFTTDQYLTAVPALPILILHAKGDKVVPYELSVKLHETLEKSRAQHPRAAPLVLQSFERGCGLGHNNLCAAPALDNIVRNFLTKIGVPPPQTNENTH
- the LOC128681094 gene encoding lysophosphatidylserine lipase ABHD12-like isoform X3 — translated: MIGTILMTGASVTASLFVVQVAVLPLVFKYSKCVQRKMVFSNCSTLNYPRNLDYENPASCNVIGGRNFSIQFTSKADQCPIKIGVWHIVPCCLFRDMFVIRDYTTIDPTLQIQLQRTRNPIVLYCHGNSNHRASPHRLQMYKVFQRLNFHVITFDYRGYGDSTPVRPTERGVVEDALCVYAWLIDSLDPENRPPVIIWGHSLGTAIASNLVANMARLCEEQGVPVLPQPAALVLEAPFNNLMEEIEKHPFSKVRPLDLKQMLIVPVGVLAAVLQGDLREAIQRLVGVLVHDGPVPDGRACAAHPHPARQGGQSCALRALC
- the LOC128681094 gene encoding lysophosphatidylserine lipase ABHD12-like isoform X1, whose product is MIGTILMTGASVTASLFVVQVAVLPLVFKYSKCVQRKMVFSNCSTLNYPRNLDYENPASCNVIGGRNFSIQFTSKADQCPIKIGVWHIVPCCLFRDMFVIRDYTTIDPTLQIQLQRTRNPIVLYCHGNSNHRASPHRLQMYKVFQRLNFHVITFDYRGYGDSTPVRPTERGVVEDALCVYAWLIDSLDPENRPPVIIWGHSLGTAIASNLVANMARLCEEQGVPVLPQPAALVLEAPFNNLMEEIEKHPFSKLVSWLPYYKETFVKPFNDSSEYSFTTDQYLTAVPALPILILHAKGDKVVPYELSVKLHETLEKSRAQHPRAAPLVLQSFERGCGLGHNNLCAAPALDNIVRNFLTKIGVPPPQTNENTH